AGATAAAAATGTTTACAGCATTAGCGGGAATTGCCTTTGCAGATATCTTAATGTTTATGCAGTTGGGATTTAAAGATGCTTTGTTTACCAGTAATACCCAATATTCCAGGATGCTTAATGGGGACATTGTTTTACTCAGTACCCAAGCAACTAATTTCAACGAGCTATATACCTTTCCGCGACGGCGACTTTATCAAGCGATGGATGTGCCTGGGGTAGAATCAGCCGAACCTGTTTATATTGGTTCTCTTGCTTGGCGTAATCCCCAGACCAAAGAAAAGACCTCGATGATGGTAATTGGTTTCGATCCAGAACGTCCCGCATTTGATTTACCCGATGTTAATAGTCAGCTAGATAAAGTCAAAATTCCCGACACAGTACTATTCGATCGCGCCTCCAGAGGAAAATATGACGAGGTAATTGCTCAAGTAGAACAGGGACAAACTGTAGCTACCGAAAGCGATCGCACTACCGTAACCATTACTGGTCTATTCGAATTAGGTGCTTCTTTTGCTGATGATGGGGCATTAATGACAAGCGACCAAAACTTTCTGCGTTTATTTCCGAGAAAGGAACAGGGAACACCTAGTTTGGGTCTTATTGACCTTGAGCCAGGACAAGATCCAGTAGCAGTAAGACAGGCTTTAAATATTCATCTGACTGAAGATGTTCGGGCATATACCCATGAGGAGTATGTTGAGAAAGAAGTAGCTTACGTTCAAAAACGTACTCCTATTGGTTTTATATTTACCTTGGGGACAACAATGGGCTTTATTGTCGGTATTGTCATTGTTTATCAGGTTCTCTCCACCGATGTCAACGACCACATCGCAGAATACGCCACTTTCAAAGCAATGGGCTATAAAAATTCTTATCTTCTATTTGTGGTGCTTGAGGAGGCTCTAATTTTATCTTTTGCAGGTTTTCTTCCCAGTGTGGGACTGGCGATAGGATTATATCAATTAACAGCAGCAGCAACTGCTTTACCCATTTTCATGCCTGTATCTAGAGCAATTACAGTTTTGATTATGACGCTCGTTATGTGCGGTATTTCAGGAGCGATCGCCACTCGTAAGCTTCAATCAGCCGATCCTGCCGATATATTCTGAGTGACACTATATACGGTGCTATATTGATGTCGCAGCTATAATTATTTTAATGCGAATTGTCGTAGATACAAACGTTGTTTTTGAAGGTTTGACTAAACAAGGAGGTGCATCGGGTTTATTAATTGATATTTGGCTTGCGGGTTTATTAGAGGTACATATTTCTAACGCTTTAGCTTATGAATATGTAGATGTCTTATTCCGTAAGCTTTCTCAATCCCGTTGGCTAAAATTGCAGCCAGTTTTAACAACATTAATTAGCAAAGCTAAGTTTGCTCCTATTTACTATTCTTGGAGACCTACTTCACCAGATCCAGGAGACGATTTAGTAATTGATTGTGGAATGAATGCAGCAGCAATAGTAGTGACATTAAATATCAAAGATTTTCGTAGAGCGCAAGAATCATTAGATTTACAGATAATGACTCCCACAGAATTAATCATTGAGTTAGCAAAGTAAATAAGGAAGATATGAGTAGATTGACATTGAGATTACCAGAAACATTACATAAACAGTTGTCAAATTTGGCAGAAGGAGAAGGAATTTCTTTAAATCAGTATATTGTTTACGCATTAACCCGCCAAGTAAGTTCTGCTTACACAGTGAAAACTATCTCAAAAGAAAATATAGAGAAACAGCAAGAGAATTTTAATAAACTATTAACACAGCTAAAAGAAGTCGATGCAGAAGAGATTGAAAAGGTATTATCTCAAAGAGAGGTTGTTAATCCTGAACCAGAATTGACTTTAGATACAATTCATAGACTCAAGGCAAAAATTCAAAATAAAGGACTATAAAGCGATCGCCACGAGAAAGCTGCAATCAGCCGATTCCGCAGACATCATTTGATAAAAGCTCTTAGCTCTTAGCTTTTAGCCATCAGCTTTAAGATACTTACCATCCAACAACCAATCATGAACAATCAGCAAGTAACAAATAAAGCAGTAATAGACATCCATAATTTAGATTACTATTTTGGTAAGGGTGAACTCCGCAAACAGGTATTATTTGACATTAATTTAGAAATAGATCGCGGTGAAATAGTTTTAATGACTGGCCCTTCGGGTTCGGGTAAAACTACTTTATTGACCTTAGTTAGTGGATTGCGATCCGCAGGCTGCGCGACAGCGCAATCGCCCCAGTCGGGAAGCTGCAAAATTCTCGGCAAAGAACTTTGTGGCGCGAGTTCAATTGAATTGGTACAAGCTAGACGCAATAACGGTTATATCTTTCAGGCGCATAACTTACACAACAGCTTAACCGCTAGCCAAAATGTGCAGATGGGTCTAGAGGTACACGGTAAGTATTCTAAAGTGGAAATGCGCGATCGCGCATCAGCCATGCTAGAAGAGGTGGGTTTGGGCGAGCGAATAGATTACTACCCCGATGAATTATCTGGGGGTCAAAAACAACGTGTGGCGATCGCACGGGCTTTGGTTGCTCGTCCTGCGATCGTTCTGGCTGATGAACCTACAGCAGCATTAGATAGTAAATCGGGTCGAGATGTAGTGAATATCATGCAAAAGCTGGCAAGAGAACAGGGCAGCACAATCCTTTTAGTTACCCACGACGATCGCATCCTTGATGTTGCCGATCGCATTGTTCACATGGAAGACGGCAAATTAATCAACAATTTGGTCAAAGAAGTAGTAAGTAGAAAGTAGTAAGTGGCAAGTAAAAAGTTATTTTCGCTAAAAAAGGAGTGAAGAGTGATACAAGAAAAGCAGCTTATCCAAGCTTTTTGTATGGGTATAGCTATTGCAATAGGCGCAACCATAGCCCAGGCATTAAATTCGACAAGGGACATTATAAACCCTCTCAAAAATCAATCCCTGACACAACCAATCTCAATCCCAGTCCAAATTACTTATTGTTGCCAACACAAGCTAAGGAAGTTGAGGTCAATATTCAAGAGCCAATTAAATGCTCAGTAAGCATTAGCTATAAAGTTTATAGTTTATCCATTGCAATTAATTCTCACTCATTGTTAAAAGTAAATCAAAAGATTCAAGCCAGGAATTGTTCGAGAAAGAGTCCACAGCAGCAGAATAATATATAAAACTCCCAAACACCATTGATACCAGACTAAGGTAGAGATTAGTCCAGGAAGATGTCGATCTCGTAGACGAATATCATAAAATCCTAGCTTGAAAATATTATTTAAACTAAAGTTGTAATAGATTAGCCAACTCCAACGTCTACACCATAAGATAGGCTGGTAGCGATCGCGAAAAAAGGGAAATCGAGGCATAATTGGTAAACGCCCTAACAAGAGCCTAAATTCTCTAAACGAGCCATCTTCGACAAAATATGTAGTATTTAACAGATTATGATATCTCCCCTGTTTATAAATCAAACTTGTAATCAATGCTGGTATTGGTAAGAAGATAATGCCAATACATAGTAAAGTTAGCCAAGGTCGTTCCGTCATGATAAAAATGTTAACTATACTCAGACAAGTCAAGCTGAGATAGCTGATAGCCATAACTATAATTTCGTAGCGATTGGGTATAATTGGCTGGGAAATATGAGGACGATAGCGATCGATAAACCAGAATAAAACGCTAAAAAAAGCGATCGCCATCATGCCAAGACTGAATAGCAAATTTATATTTGTGCCGTAGTCTCCTAAGAGCAATAATAAATTTAAGCCCAACCACTGTGGAATTAAACTAAGCCAACTCCAGGTTAATATTTTTTGCCACGATGTTTTAGTTATTAGCTCACTTAATTGTTTGGCTCGCAGTTTTTCTCTTTTATATTCAAGCCGATTAGCATCAGTTATTTGTTCTAAACTACGAAAGTTACGAATTAAGTTTCGCAAGACAGTTTCATTACCTTCTAAACGATTTACATTGATATATTTGCCAATAATGTTGGTTTCGCCAATCAATTTGGCTTCTGCACTGTCAAAGGCTAGTCCAGAGGTATTAATAGTCGCTCTCGGTGTAAAAAAAGCGTTACTAAAGTCTATACGCTCAAGTAAATGAGCATCTTGTAGGTCGATCAGAAAATTGGCGTAACTATTACGAAAGGTAATATTTTTTTCAAAAGTCGTATTAATAAAAAGTAGTGAATCTAAAAATTTG
This DNA window, taken from Pleurocapsa sp. FMAR1, encodes the following:
- the devC gene encoding ABC transporter permease DevC, with product MFKSLKNRTPLGLLQLKHNKIKMFTALAGIAFADILMFMQLGFKDALFTSNTQYSRMLNGDIVLLSTQATNFNELYTFPRRRLYQAMDVPGVESAEPVYIGSLAWRNPQTKEKTSMMVIGFDPERPAFDLPDVNSQLDKVKIPDTVLFDRASRGKYDEVIAQVEQGQTVATESDRTTVTITGLFELGASFADDGALMTSDQNFLRLFPRKEQGTPSLGLIDLEPGQDPVAVRQALNIHLTEDVRAYTHEEYVEKEVAYVQKRTPIGFIFTLGTTMGFIVGIVIVYQVLSTDVNDHIAEYATFKAMGYKNSYLLFVVLEEALILSFAGFLPSVGLAIGLYQLTAAATALPIFMPVSRAITVLIMTLVMCGISGAIATRKLQSADPADIF
- a CDS encoding PIN domain-containing protein; protein product: MRIVVDTNVVFEGLTKQGGASGLLIDIWLAGLLEVHISNALAYEYVDVLFRKLSQSRWLKLQPVLTTLISKAKFAPIYYSWRPTSPDPGDDLVIDCGMNAAAIVVTLNIKDFRRAQESLDLQIMTPTELIIELAK
- a CDS encoding toxin-antitoxin system HicB family antitoxin, whose protein sequence is MSRLTLRLPETLHKQLSNLAEGEGISLNQYIVYALTRQVSSAYTVKTISKENIEKQQENFNKLLTQLKEVDAEEIEKVLSQREVVNPEPELTLDTIHRLKAKIQNKGL
- a CDS encoding DevA family ABC transporter ATP-binding protein, which encodes MNNQQVTNKAVIDIHNLDYYFGKGELRKQVLFDINLEIDRGEIVLMTGPSGSGKTTLLTLVSGLRSAGCATAQSPQSGSCKILGKELCGASSIELVQARRNNGYIFQAHNLHNSLTASQNVQMGLEVHGKYSKVEMRDRASAMLEEVGLGERIDYYPDELSGGQKQRVAIARALVARPAIVLADEPTAALDSKSGRDVVNIMQKLAREQGSTILLVTHDDRILDVADRIVHMEDGKLINNLVKEVVSRK
- a CDS encoding pentapeptide repeat-containing protein — protein: MFTLLPLPANAQTEQRSYLTLEILQDRIDHLVQQEGRDTIDLSNYIIDLANPDSDFNLQFYQKINNIISRAGNPLSLNFSNSIIQGNFQLNQLGINSYIGSALSSVLTILEKAKINRYYPVQNNLNQQVPRINIFRGSLKFNDAIFTGEVDASNSLFLQQVIATGAKFQNIVKYNHSFFGKEVNFSQVVFSQNINFNLCHFFAVAKFQQVEFQGITDFSNSQFEELIEFNDSLFNQLTDFTRSVFIKTANFSNNIYRDRLIFAKSKFLDSLLFINTTFEKNITFRNSYANFLIDLQDAHLLERIDFSNAFFTPRATINTSGLAFDSAEAKLIGETNIIGKYINVNRLEGNETVLRNLIRNFRSLEQITDANRLEYKREKLRAKQLSELITKTSWQKILTWSWLSLIPQWLGLNLLLLLGDYGTNINLLFSLGMMAIAFFSVLFWFIDRYRPHISQPIIPNRYEIIVMAISYLSLTCLSIVNIFIMTERPWLTLLCIGIIFLPIPALITSLIYKQGRYHNLLNTTYFVEDGSFREFRLLLGRLPIMPRFPFFRDRYQPILWCRRWSWLIYYNFSLNNIFKLGFYDIRLRDRHLPGLISTLVWYQWCLGVLYIILLLWTLSRTIPGLNLLIYF